In Juglans regia cultivar Chandler chromosome 13, Walnut 2.0, whole genome shotgun sequence, the following proteins share a genomic window:
- the LOC109012146 gene encoding NAC domain-containing protein 22-like translates to MTATAMDEMTPELELPGFRFHPTEEELLDFYLKNMVFGKRLRFDIIGFLNIYHHDPWDLPGLARIGEREWYFFVPRDRKHGSGGRPNRTTENGFWKATGSDRKIVTISDPKRIIGLRKTLVFYKGRAPRGNKTDWVMNEYRLPDSSPLPKDIVLCKIYRKATSLKVLEQRAAMEEEMKNFHASPYSSPPSSSLETVSFLTQREDQFVPPMPVHNIVFKKEAEEDTKHGRPIESRGCSTSLHLPLGKDKLPELQVPKTTMDWTQDQFWTQLNSPWLQSLTPYANILNF, encoded by the exons ATGACAGCCACTGCCATGGATGAAATGACACCAGAACTTGAACTTCCGGGCTTCCGATTTCACCCTACAGAAGAAGAACTTCTCGACTTCTACCTCAAGAACATGGTGTTTGGAAAAAGATTGCGTTTTGATATAATCGGCTTTCTCAACATCTATCATCATGACCCTTGGGATTTGCCtg GGCTGGCGAGGATTGGTGAAAGAGAGTGGTACTTCTTTGTGCCGAGGGACAGGAAGCATGGTAGTGGTGGGAGGCCTAACCGGACAACTGAAAATGGGTTTTGGAAAGCCACAGGTTCTGACCGGAAAATCGTGACCATATCGGATCCGAAACGGATTATTGGCTTAAGGAAGACCCTTGTTTTCTATAAAGGAAGAGCACCTAGAGGAAACAAGACTGACTGGGTGATGAACGAGTATCGCCTGCCCGATTCATCTCCGTTACCAAAG GACATAGTACTGTGCAAGATATACAGGAAGGCAACTTCCTTAAAAGTCCTAGAGCAAAGGGCAGCAATGGAGGAAGAGATGAAGAACTTTCATGCTTCCCCTTATTCATCtccaccatcatcatcacttgAAACCGTCTCATTTCTAACTCAACGGGAGGATCAGTTTGTACCACCAATGCCTGTGCACAACATTGTCTTCAagaaagaagcagaagaagacaCAAAACATGGAAGACCAATTGAAAGTAGAGGATGTTCCACATCCCTGCACTTGCCACTAGGGAAGGACAAGTTGCCAGAGCTTCAAGTTCCCAAAACGACCATGGACTGGACCCAAGATCAATTTTGGACTCAGTTAAACAGTCCTTGGCTTCAAAGCCTGACCCCTTATGCCAACATTCTGAACTTCTAA